One Aurantiacibacter spongiae DNA window includes the following coding sequences:
- a CDS encoding dihydroxy-acid dehydratase domain-containing protein: protein VALAKRYYEEDDASVLPRSIASFEAFENAMSLDIAMGGSTNTVLHLLAAAHEAGVDFTMRDIDRLSRKVPCLSKVAPAKADVHMEDVHRAGGIMAILGELDRAGLLHTALPTVHSPTMGDALDDWDVMRTGNPRTHEFYRAAPGGVPTQTAFSQSRRWDDLDTDRETGVIRARDHAFSQDGGLAVLYGNIARDGCIVKTAGVDESILTFSGRARVFESQDAAVAAILADEIVAGDVVVIRYEGPKGGPGMQEMLYPTSYLKSKGLGAQCALLTDGRFSGGTSGLSIGHVSPEAAEGGAIALVEEGDAIAIDIPNRTISLGISEQDFANRRAAMEGRGEAAWQPRDKRERRVTEALRAYAALTTSAARGAVRDVDQVTHGA from the coding sequence TGGTGGCGCTCGCCAAACGCTATTACGAGGAGGACGATGCCAGCGTCCTGCCGCGCTCCATCGCCAGTTTCGAGGCGTTCGAGAACGCCATGAGCCTGGATATCGCGATGGGTGGATCGACCAACACCGTGCTCCACCTGCTCGCCGCCGCGCACGAGGCGGGGGTGGACTTCACCATGCGGGACATCGACCGCCTCAGCCGCAAGGTGCCTTGCCTGTCCAAGGTCGCGCCGGCCAAGGCCGACGTGCACATGGAGGATGTTCACCGCGCCGGCGGGATCATGGCGATCCTGGGCGAGCTCGACCGCGCCGGGCTGCTTCACACCGCGCTGCCGACCGTCCACTCGCCGACGATGGGCGATGCGCTGGACGATTGGGACGTGATGCGCACCGGCAATCCCAGGACGCACGAATTCTACCGCGCCGCGCCCGGCGGCGTGCCGACGCAGACCGCCTTCAGCCAGTCGCGGCGGTGGGACGACCTCGATACCGACCGGGAAACCGGAGTGATCCGGGCCAGGGATCATGCCTTCAGCCAGGATGGCGGGCTGGCCGTGCTGTACGGCAATATCGCCCGCGATGGCTGTATCGTGAAGACCGCGGGCGTGGACGAGAGCATCCTCACCTTCAGCGGCCGGGCCCGCGTGTTCGAAAGCCAGGACGCGGCGGTCGCGGCGATCCTGGCGGACGAAATAGTGGCGGGCGACGTGGTGGTGATCCGCTACGAGGGGCCGAAGGGCGGGCCCGGGATGCAGGAAATGCTCTATCCCACCAGCTACCTCAAGTCGAAGGGGCTTGGCGCGCAATGCGCTTTGCTGACCGACGGGCGGTTCTCTGGCGGCACGTCGGGCCTGTCCATCGGGCACGTCTCGCCCGAAGCGGCGGAGGGCGGGGCCATCGCCCTGGTGGAGGAAGGCGACGCGATCGCCATCGACATTCCCAACCGCACCATATCGCTCGGCATTTCGGAGCAGGACTTCGCCAACCGGCGCGCGGCGATGGAGGGGCGTGGCGAGGCCGCCTGGCAGCCCCGCGACAAGCGCGAGCGGCGCGTGACCGAAGCCCTGCGCGCCTACGCCGCGCTCACTACCAGCGCGGCGCGCGGCGCGG